From the Primulina tabacum isolate GXHZ01 chromosome 15, ASM2559414v2, whole genome shotgun sequence genome, one window contains:
- the LOC142528122 gene encoding subtilisin-like protease SBT2.2 isoform X3, with the protein MFASCNCAQDNGGATTAVYIVTLKHVPTSHYYGELRVQQHRSKHNGSDGMSRFDHPSNKLRKDWNNGSYISSAHDSLLRRILKGEKYLKVYSYHYVINGFAVLVTPQQADKLSRCKEVSNVVLDFSVRTATTHTPQFLGLPQGAWAQDGGFEMAGEGIVIGFIDTGIDPTHPSFSDNMPTKPYPVPKHFSGICEVTRDFPAGSCNRKLIGARHFAASAITRGIFNATQDYASPSDGDGHGTHTASIAAGNYGIEVVVSGHHFGNASGMAPRSHVYSIAVYKALYKSFGGFAADVVAAIDQAAVDGVDIISLSITPNRRPPGIATFFNPIDMALLSAVKAGIFVVQAAGNTGPSPKSVASFSPWIFTVGAAAHDRVYSNSVLLGNNITIPGVGLAPGTVNGSMYTLVSAIHALNNTAAVNDIYVSECQDSRNFNRGVVQGNILICSYSIRFVLGLSTIKQALETAKTLSAAGVVFYMDPYVIGFQLNPIPMSIPGVVIPSLDDSKVFLRYYNSSLLKDEATKKIIKFGGVASIGGIEANFILSAPKIMYYSARGPDPEDSLLDNVDILKPNIVAPGNSIWAAWSFRGTDSIEFIGESFAMMSGTSMAAPHVAGLAALIKQRFPFFAPSAIGSALSTTASLLDRNGGPIMAQHAYANPDLNKFPATPFDMGSGFVNATAALDPGLVFYSSYEDYISFLCGINGSSPVVLNYTGESCGVSTIAAVNINLPSITISKLNRSAVVQRTITNVDRNETYRVGWSAPYGVSVQVTPTQFFIASREKQVLSVAFSATMNSSFASYGRIGLFGTTQGRVVNIPLSVIIKISYNTTGG; encoded by the exons ATGTTTGCAAGCTGCAATTGTGCTCAGGATAACGGAGGTGCAACTACTGCTGTATATATTGTAACTCTGAAACACGTGCCCACCTCTCATTACTACGGCGAGCTTCGAGTCCAACAGCATCGTAGTAAACACAATGGTTCTGATGGAATGAGTAGATTTGATCATCCAAG CAATAAACTAAGAAAGGATTGGAACAATGGGTCATACATATCCAGTGCACACGATTCTCTGCTGAGAAGGATATTAAAGGGTGAAAAGTATCTTAAAGTGTACAGCTATCACTATGTAATCAATGGATTTGCTGTTCTTGTCACGCCACAGCAG GCTGACAAGCTTTCGAGGTGTAAAGAGGTATCAAATGTGGTTTTGGATTTCTCAGTCAGAACTGCCACCACTCATACACCTCAATTTCTTGGTCTACCTCAAGGAGCATGGGCACAAGATGGTGGTTTTGAAATGGCAGGGGAAGGAATTGTGATTGGATTTATCGATACTGGAATTGATCCCACACACCCCAGCTTCTCTGATAATATGCCTACGAAGCCATATCCAGTTCCTAAACATTTTTCTGGAATTTGTGAAGTCACACGAGATTTCCCAGCTGGATCCTGCAACAGAAAGCTCATTGGTGCTCGTCATTTTGCGGCCTCTGCCATTACCAGGGGGATATTTAATGCCACACAGGATTATGCATCCCCATCTGATGGTGACGGCCATGGGAC GCACACAGCTTCTATTGCAGCAGGAAACTATGGAATTGAAGTTGTCGTGTCTGGGCATCACTTTGGAAATGCTAGTGGCATGGCTCCTCGTTCACA TGTTTATAGCATTGCTGTTTACAAGGCACTATACAAGAGCTTTGGAGGCTTTGCTGCAGATGTGGTTGCTGCCATAGATCAG GCTGCAGTGGATGGAGTGGATATAATAAGCTTGTCTATAACCCCAAACCGGCGTCCTCCTGGCATTGCCACATTCTTTAATCCTATAGATATGGCTTTGTTGTCAGCTGTCAAGGCTGGTATCTTTGTGGTACAGGCAGCAGGAAATACTGGACCATCACCGAAGAGCGTAGCTTCTTTTAGCCCATGGATCTTCACTGTAGGCGCTGCAGCCCATGATAGGGTATACAGCAACTCCGTGCTTTTGGGCAACAACATCACAATCCCTGGAGTTGGACTTGCTC CTGGAACCGTTAATGGTTCTATGTATACGCTAGTTTCTGCTATTCATGCTTTGAACAACACAGCAGCTGTGAATGATATCTATGTAAGTGAATGCCAAGATTCCAGAAATTTTAATCGAGGTGTTGTCCAAGGGAACATCTTGATATGTAGCTACTCTATCCGTTTCGTACTTGGGTTATCCACTATCAAACAGGCATTAGAAACTGCCAAAACCTTGAGTGCAGCTGGTGTTGTGTTCTACATGGATCCTTATGTGATCGGATTTCAGCTCAATCCAATTCCAATGAGCATTCCCGGTGTTGTGATTCCATCTCTAGATGATTCCAAA GTCTTTCTACGGTACTATAATTCTTCTTTGCTGAAGGATGAAGCTAcaaaaaagattattaaatttgGGGGAGTTGCTAGTATAGGTGGAATAGAAGCTAACTTCATACTTTCTGCTCCAAAAATTATGTATTACTCTGCTAGAGGACCGGACCCAGAAGACAGTCTCCTTGATAATGTTGACATACTAAAGCCAAACATTGTTGCACCTGGAAATTCCATATGGGCAGCTTGGAGTTTCCGTGGGACTGATTCCATTGAATTTATAG GTGAGAGCTTTGCTATGATGTCTGGGACAAGCATGGCAGCTCCTCATGTCGCCGGACTTGCAGCCCTGATCAAGCAGCGATTTCCCTTTTTCGCACCTTCAGCCATTGGATCTGCACTTTCAACCACAGCTTCTCTTTTGGATAGAAATGGCGGGCCTATAATGGCTCAGCATGCTTATGCTAACCCAGATTTGAACAAATTTCCTGCAACTCCCTTTGATATGGGGAGTGGGTTTGTTAATGCTACTGCTGCATTGGATCCTGGTCTTGTTTTTTATTCAA GTTATGAAGATTACATATCTTTCCTGTGTGGCATAAATGGTTCATCTCCAGTAGTCCTGAACTACACGGGTGAAAGCTGTGGGGTTTCTACAATTGCTGCTGTAAACATAAACTTGCCCTCCATCACCATATCAAAGCTGAACAGATCTGCTGTTGTTCAACGAACCATAACTAATGTTGATAGAAATGAAACGTACAGAGTTGGTTGGAGTGCACCTTATGGAGTTTCCGTTCAGGTGACACCAACACAGTTCTTTATTGCAAGCCGAGAGAAACAGGTCTTGAGTGTAGCATTTAGTGCGACTATGAATAGCTCATTTGCGAGCTATGGAAGAATTGGACTATTTGGTACTACTCAGGGTCGTGTAGTAAACATTCCTCTGTCAGTTATTATCAAGATTTCATACAATACAACTGGTGGCTGA
- the LOC142528122 gene encoding subtilisin-like protease SBT2.2 isoform X1 — MDGGGLSLVMLCLGMFASCNCAQDNGGATTAVYIVTLKHVPTSHYYGELRVQQHRSKHNGSDGMSRFDHPSNKLRKDWNNGSYISSAHDSLLRRILKGEKYLKVYSYHYVINGFAVLVTPQQADKLSRCKEVSNVVLDFSVRTATTHTPQFLGLPQGAWAQDGGFEMAGEGIVIGFIDTGIDPTHPSFSDNMPTKPYPVPKHFSGICEVTRDFPAGSCNRKLIGARHFAASAITRGIFNATQDYASPSDGDGHGTHTASIAAGNYGIEVVVSGHHFGNASGMAPRSHVYSIAVYKALYKSFGGFAADVVAAIDQAAVDGVDIISLSITPNRRPPGIATFFNPIDMALLSAVKAGIFVVQAAGNTGPSPKSVASFSPWIFTVGAAAHDRVYSNSVLLGNNITIPGVGLAPGTVNGSMYTLVSAIHALNNTAAVNDIYVSECQDSRNFNRGVVQGNILICSYSIRFVLGLSTIKQALETAKTLSAAGVVFYMDPYVIGFQLNPIPMSIPGVVIPSLDDSKVFLRYYNSSLLKDEATKKIIKFGGVASIGGIEANFILSAPKIMYYSARGPDPEDSLLDNVDILKPNIVAPGNSIWAAWSFRGTDSIEFIGESFAMMSGTSMAAPHVAGLAALIKQRFPFFAPSAIGSALSTTASLLDRNGGPIMAQHAYANPDLNKFPATPFDMGSGFVNATAALDPGLVFYSSYEDYISFLCGINGSSPVVLNYTGESCGVSTIAAVNINLPSITISKLNRSAVVQRTITNVDRNETYRVGWSAPYGVSVQVTPTQFFIASREKQVLSVAFSATMNSSFASYGRIGLFGTTQGRVVNIPLSVIIKISYNTTGG; from the exons ATGGATGGGGGTGGGTTATCACTAGTGATGCTCTGTTTAGGAATGTTTGCAAGCTGCAATTGTGCTCAGGATAACGGAGGTGCAACTACTGCTGTATATATTGTAACTCTGAAACACGTGCCCACCTCTCATTACTACGGCGAGCTTCGAGTCCAACAGCATCGTAGTAAACACAATGGTTCTGATGGAATGAGTAGATTTGATCATCCAAG CAATAAACTAAGAAAGGATTGGAACAATGGGTCATACATATCCAGTGCACACGATTCTCTGCTGAGAAGGATATTAAAGGGTGAAAAGTATCTTAAAGTGTACAGCTATCACTATGTAATCAATGGATTTGCTGTTCTTGTCACGCCACAGCAG GCTGACAAGCTTTCGAGGTGTAAAGAGGTATCAAATGTGGTTTTGGATTTCTCAGTCAGAACTGCCACCACTCATACACCTCAATTTCTTGGTCTACCTCAAGGAGCATGGGCACAAGATGGTGGTTTTGAAATGGCAGGGGAAGGAATTGTGATTGGATTTATCGATACTGGAATTGATCCCACACACCCCAGCTTCTCTGATAATATGCCTACGAAGCCATATCCAGTTCCTAAACATTTTTCTGGAATTTGTGAAGTCACACGAGATTTCCCAGCTGGATCCTGCAACAGAAAGCTCATTGGTGCTCGTCATTTTGCGGCCTCTGCCATTACCAGGGGGATATTTAATGCCACACAGGATTATGCATCCCCATCTGATGGTGACGGCCATGGGAC GCACACAGCTTCTATTGCAGCAGGAAACTATGGAATTGAAGTTGTCGTGTCTGGGCATCACTTTGGAAATGCTAGTGGCATGGCTCCTCGTTCACA TGTTTATAGCATTGCTGTTTACAAGGCACTATACAAGAGCTTTGGAGGCTTTGCTGCAGATGTGGTTGCTGCCATAGATCAG GCTGCAGTGGATGGAGTGGATATAATAAGCTTGTCTATAACCCCAAACCGGCGTCCTCCTGGCATTGCCACATTCTTTAATCCTATAGATATGGCTTTGTTGTCAGCTGTCAAGGCTGGTATCTTTGTGGTACAGGCAGCAGGAAATACTGGACCATCACCGAAGAGCGTAGCTTCTTTTAGCCCATGGATCTTCACTGTAGGCGCTGCAGCCCATGATAGGGTATACAGCAACTCCGTGCTTTTGGGCAACAACATCACAATCCCTGGAGTTGGACTTGCTC CTGGAACCGTTAATGGTTCTATGTATACGCTAGTTTCTGCTATTCATGCTTTGAACAACACAGCAGCTGTGAATGATATCTATGTAAGTGAATGCCAAGATTCCAGAAATTTTAATCGAGGTGTTGTCCAAGGGAACATCTTGATATGTAGCTACTCTATCCGTTTCGTACTTGGGTTATCCACTATCAAACAGGCATTAGAAACTGCCAAAACCTTGAGTGCAGCTGGTGTTGTGTTCTACATGGATCCTTATGTGATCGGATTTCAGCTCAATCCAATTCCAATGAGCATTCCCGGTGTTGTGATTCCATCTCTAGATGATTCCAAA GTCTTTCTACGGTACTATAATTCTTCTTTGCTGAAGGATGAAGCTAcaaaaaagattattaaatttgGGGGAGTTGCTAGTATAGGTGGAATAGAAGCTAACTTCATACTTTCTGCTCCAAAAATTATGTATTACTCTGCTAGAGGACCGGACCCAGAAGACAGTCTCCTTGATAATGTTGACATACTAAAGCCAAACATTGTTGCACCTGGAAATTCCATATGGGCAGCTTGGAGTTTCCGTGGGACTGATTCCATTGAATTTATAG GTGAGAGCTTTGCTATGATGTCTGGGACAAGCATGGCAGCTCCTCATGTCGCCGGACTTGCAGCCCTGATCAAGCAGCGATTTCCCTTTTTCGCACCTTCAGCCATTGGATCTGCACTTTCAACCACAGCTTCTCTTTTGGATAGAAATGGCGGGCCTATAATGGCTCAGCATGCTTATGCTAACCCAGATTTGAACAAATTTCCTGCAACTCCCTTTGATATGGGGAGTGGGTTTGTTAATGCTACTGCTGCATTGGATCCTGGTCTTGTTTTTTATTCAA GTTATGAAGATTACATATCTTTCCTGTGTGGCATAAATGGTTCATCTCCAGTAGTCCTGAACTACACGGGTGAAAGCTGTGGGGTTTCTACAATTGCTGCTGTAAACATAAACTTGCCCTCCATCACCATATCAAAGCTGAACAGATCTGCTGTTGTTCAACGAACCATAACTAATGTTGATAGAAATGAAACGTACAGAGTTGGTTGGAGTGCACCTTATGGAGTTTCCGTTCAGGTGACACCAACACAGTTCTTTATTGCAAGCCGAGAGAAACAGGTCTTGAGTGTAGCATTTAGTGCGACTATGAATAGCTCATTTGCGAGCTATGGAAGAATTGGACTATTTGGTACTACTCAGGGTCGTGTAGTAAACATTCCTCTGTCAGTTATTATCAAGATTTCATACAATACAACTGGTGGCTGA
- the LOC142528122 gene encoding subtilisin-like protease SBT2.2 isoform X2: MDGGGLSLVMLCLGMFASCNCAQDNGGATTAVYIVTLKHVPTSHYYGELRVQQHRSKHNGSDGMSRFDHPSNKLRKDWNNGSYISSAHDSLLRRILKGEKYLKVYSYHYVINGFAVLVTPQQADKLSRCKEVSNVVLDFSVRTATTHTPQFLGLPQGAWAQDGGFEMAGEGIVIGFIDTGIDPTHPSFSDNMPTKPYPVPKHFSGICEVTRDFPAGSCNRKLIGARHFAASAITRGIFNATQDYASPSDGDGHGTHTASIAAGNYGIEVVVSGHHFGNASGMAPRSHIAVYKALYKSFGGFAADVVAAIDQAAVDGVDIISLSITPNRRPPGIATFFNPIDMALLSAVKAGIFVVQAAGNTGPSPKSVASFSPWIFTVGAAAHDRVYSNSVLLGNNITIPGVGLAPGTVNGSMYTLVSAIHALNNTAAVNDIYVSECQDSRNFNRGVVQGNILICSYSIRFVLGLSTIKQALETAKTLSAAGVVFYMDPYVIGFQLNPIPMSIPGVVIPSLDDSKVFLRYYNSSLLKDEATKKIIKFGGVASIGGIEANFILSAPKIMYYSARGPDPEDSLLDNVDILKPNIVAPGNSIWAAWSFRGTDSIEFIGESFAMMSGTSMAAPHVAGLAALIKQRFPFFAPSAIGSALSTTASLLDRNGGPIMAQHAYANPDLNKFPATPFDMGSGFVNATAALDPGLVFYSSYEDYISFLCGINGSSPVVLNYTGESCGVSTIAAVNINLPSITISKLNRSAVVQRTITNVDRNETYRVGWSAPYGVSVQVTPTQFFIASREKQVLSVAFSATMNSSFASYGRIGLFGTTQGRVVNIPLSVIIKISYNTTGG; encoded by the exons ATGGATGGGGGTGGGTTATCACTAGTGATGCTCTGTTTAGGAATGTTTGCAAGCTGCAATTGTGCTCAGGATAACGGAGGTGCAACTACTGCTGTATATATTGTAACTCTGAAACACGTGCCCACCTCTCATTACTACGGCGAGCTTCGAGTCCAACAGCATCGTAGTAAACACAATGGTTCTGATGGAATGAGTAGATTTGATCATCCAAG CAATAAACTAAGAAAGGATTGGAACAATGGGTCATACATATCCAGTGCACACGATTCTCTGCTGAGAAGGATATTAAAGGGTGAAAAGTATCTTAAAGTGTACAGCTATCACTATGTAATCAATGGATTTGCTGTTCTTGTCACGCCACAGCAG GCTGACAAGCTTTCGAGGTGTAAAGAGGTATCAAATGTGGTTTTGGATTTCTCAGTCAGAACTGCCACCACTCATACACCTCAATTTCTTGGTCTACCTCAAGGAGCATGGGCACAAGATGGTGGTTTTGAAATGGCAGGGGAAGGAATTGTGATTGGATTTATCGATACTGGAATTGATCCCACACACCCCAGCTTCTCTGATAATATGCCTACGAAGCCATATCCAGTTCCTAAACATTTTTCTGGAATTTGTGAAGTCACACGAGATTTCCCAGCTGGATCCTGCAACAGAAAGCTCATTGGTGCTCGTCATTTTGCGGCCTCTGCCATTACCAGGGGGATATTTAATGCCACACAGGATTATGCATCCCCATCTGATGGTGACGGCCATGGGAC GCACACAGCTTCTATTGCAGCAGGAAACTATGGAATTGAAGTTGTCGTGTCTGGGCATCACTTTGGAAATGCTAGTGGCATGGCTCCTCGTTCACA CATTGCTGTTTACAAGGCACTATACAAGAGCTTTGGAGGCTTTGCTGCAGATGTGGTTGCTGCCATAGATCAG GCTGCAGTGGATGGAGTGGATATAATAAGCTTGTCTATAACCCCAAACCGGCGTCCTCCTGGCATTGCCACATTCTTTAATCCTATAGATATGGCTTTGTTGTCAGCTGTCAAGGCTGGTATCTTTGTGGTACAGGCAGCAGGAAATACTGGACCATCACCGAAGAGCGTAGCTTCTTTTAGCCCATGGATCTTCACTGTAGGCGCTGCAGCCCATGATAGGGTATACAGCAACTCCGTGCTTTTGGGCAACAACATCACAATCCCTGGAGTTGGACTTGCTC CTGGAACCGTTAATGGTTCTATGTATACGCTAGTTTCTGCTATTCATGCTTTGAACAACACAGCAGCTGTGAATGATATCTATGTAAGTGAATGCCAAGATTCCAGAAATTTTAATCGAGGTGTTGTCCAAGGGAACATCTTGATATGTAGCTACTCTATCCGTTTCGTACTTGGGTTATCCACTATCAAACAGGCATTAGAAACTGCCAAAACCTTGAGTGCAGCTGGTGTTGTGTTCTACATGGATCCTTATGTGATCGGATTTCAGCTCAATCCAATTCCAATGAGCATTCCCGGTGTTGTGATTCCATCTCTAGATGATTCCAAA GTCTTTCTACGGTACTATAATTCTTCTTTGCTGAAGGATGAAGCTAcaaaaaagattattaaatttgGGGGAGTTGCTAGTATAGGTGGAATAGAAGCTAACTTCATACTTTCTGCTCCAAAAATTATGTATTACTCTGCTAGAGGACCGGACCCAGAAGACAGTCTCCTTGATAATGTTGACATACTAAAGCCAAACATTGTTGCACCTGGAAATTCCATATGGGCAGCTTGGAGTTTCCGTGGGACTGATTCCATTGAATTTATAG GTGAGAGCTTTGCTATGATGTCTGGGACAAGCATGGCAGCTCCTCATGTCGCCGGACTTGCAGCCCTGATCAAGCAGCGATTTCCCTTTTTCGCACCTTCAGCCATTGGATCTGCACTTTCAACCACAGCTTCTCTTTTGGATAGAAATGGCGGGCCTATAATGGCTCAGCATGCTTATGCTAACCCAGATTTGAACAAATTTCCTGCAACTCCCTTTGATATGGGGAGTGGGTTTGTTAATGCTACTGCTGCATTGGATCCTGGTCTTGTTTTTTATTCAA GTTATGAAGATTACATATCTTTCCTGTGTGGCATAAATGGTTCATCTCCAGTAGTCCTGAACTACACGGGTGAAAGCTGTGGGGTTTCTACAATTGCTGCTGTAAACATAAACTTGCCCTCCATCACCATATCAAAGCTGAACAGATCTGCTGTTGTTCAACGAACCATAACTAATGTTGATAGAAATGAAACGTACAGAGTTGGTTGGAGTGCACCTTATGGAGTTTCCGTTCAGGTGACACCAACACAGTTCTTTATTGCAAGCCGAGAGAAACAGGTCTTGAGTGTAGCATTTAGTGCGACTATGAATAGCTCATTTGCGAGCTATGGAAGAATTGGACTATTTGGTACTACTCAGGGTCGTGTAGTAAACATTCCTCTGTCAGTTATTATCAAGATTTCATACAATACAACTGGTGGCTGA
- the LOC142528122 gene encoding subtilisin-like protease SBT2.2 isoform X4: MDGGGLSLVMLCLGMFASCNCAQDNGGATTAVYIVTLKHVPTSHYYGELRVQQHRSKHNGSDGMSRFDHPSNKLRKDWNNGSYISSAHDSLLRRILKGEKYLKVYSYHYVINGFAVLVTPQQADKLSRCKEVSNVVLDFSVRTATTHTPQFLGLPQGAWAQDGGFEMAGEGIVIGFIDTGIDPTHPSFSDNMPTKPYPVPKHFSGICEVTRDFPAGSCNRKLIGARHFAASAITRGIFNATQDYASPSDGDGHGTHTASIAAGNYGIEVVVSGHHFGNASGMAPRSHVYSIAVYKALYKSFGGFAADVVAAIDQAAVDGVDIISLSITPNRRPPGIATFFNPIDMALLSAVKAGIFVVQAAGNTGPSPKSVASFSPWIFTVGAAAHDRVYSNSVLLGNNITIPGVGLAPGTVNGSMYTLVSAIHALNNTAAVNDIYVSECQDSRNFNRGVVQGNILICSYSIRFVLGLSTIKQALETAKTLSAAGVVFYMDPYVIGFQLNPIPMSIPGVVIPSLDDSKVFLRYYNSSLLKDEATKKIIKFGGVASIGGIEANFILSAPKIMYYSARGPDPEDSLLDNVDILKPNIVAPGNSIWAAWSFRGTDSIEFIGESFAMMSGTSMAAPHVAGLAALIKQRFPFFAPSAIGSALSTTASLLDRNGGPIMAQHAYANPDLNKFPATPFDMGSGFVNATAALDPGLVFYSNDEINTWHLEFVQCTILLELLVQLRHRVMQCVSICYHRLL; encoded by the exons ATGGATGGGGGTGGGTTATCACTAGTGATGCTCTGTTTAGGAATGTTTGCAAGCTGCAATTGTGCTCAGGATAACGGAGGTGCAACTACTGCTGTATATATTGTAACTCTGAAACACGTGCCCACCTCTCATTACTACGGCGAGCTTCGAGTCCAACAGCATCGTAGTAAACACAATGGTTCTGATGGAATGAGTAGATTTGATCATCCAAG CAATAAACTAAGAAAGGATTGGAACAATGGGTCATACATATCCAGTGCACACGATTCTCTGCTGAGAAGGATATTAAAGGGTGAAAAGTATCTTAAAGTGTACAGCTATCACTATGTAATCAATGGATTTGCTGTTCTTGTCACGCCACAGCAG GCTGACAAGCTTTCGAGGTGTAAAGAGGTATCAAATGTGGTTTTGGATTTCTCAGTCAGAACTGCCACCACTCATACACCTCAATTTCTTGGTCTACCTCAAGGAGCATGGGCACAAGATGGTGGTTTTGAAATGGCAGGGGAAGGAATTGTGATTGGATTTATCGATACTGGAATTGATCCCACACACCCCAGCTTCTCTGATAATATGCCTACGAAGCCATATCCAGTTCCTAAACATTTTTCTGGAATTTGTGAAGTCACACGAGATTTCCCAGCTGGATCCTGCAACAGAAAGCTCATTGGTGCTCGTCATTTTGCGGCCTCTGCCATTACCAGGGGGATATTTAATGCCACACAGGATTATGCATCCCCATCTGATGGTGACGGCCATGGGAC GCACACAGCTTCTATTGCAGCAGGAAACTATGGAATTGAAGTTGTCGTGTCTGGGCATCACTTTGGAAATGCTAGTGGCATGGCTCCTCGTTCACA TGTTTATAGCATTGCTGTTTACAAGGCACTATACAAGAGCTTTGGAGGCTTTGCTGCAGATGTGGTTGCTGCCATAGATCAG GCTGCAGTGGATGGAGTGGATATAATAAGCTTGTCTATAACCCCAAACCGGCGTCCTCCTGGCATTGCCACATTCTTTAATCCTATAGATATGGCTTTGTTGTCAGCTGTCAAGGCTGGTATCTTTGTGGTACAGGCAGCAGGAAATACTGGACCATCACCGAAGAGCGTAGCTTCTTTTAGCCCATGGATCTTCACTGTAGGCGCTGCAGCCCATGATAGGGTATACAGCAACTCCGTGCTTTTGGGCAACAACATCACAATCCCTGGAGTTGGACTTGCTC CTGGAACCGTTAATGGTTCTATGTATACGCTAGTTTCTGCTATTCATGCTTTGAACAACACAGCAGCTGTGAATGATATCTATGTAAGTGAATGCCAAGATTCCAGAAATTTTAATCGAGGTGTTGTCCAAGGGAACATCTTGATATGTAGCTACTCTATCCGTTTCGTACTTGGGTTATCCACTATCAAACAGGCATTAGAAACTGCCAAAACCTTGAGTGCAGCTGGTGTTGTGTTCTACATGGATCCTTATGTGATCGGATTTCAGCTCAATCCAATTCCAATGAGCATTCCCGGTGTTGTGATTCCATCTCTAGATGATTCCAAA GTCTTTCTACGGTACTATAATTCTTCTTTGCTGAAGGATGAAGCTAcaaaaaagattattaaatttgGGGGAGTTGCTAGTATAGGTGGAATAGAAGCTAACTTCATACTTTCTGCTCCAAAAATTATGTATTACTCTGCTAGAGGACCGGACCCAGAAGACAGTCTCCTTGATAATGTTGACATACTAAAGCCAAACATTGTTGCACCTGGAAATTCCATATGGGCAGCTTGGAGTTTCCGTGGGACTGATTCCATTGAATTTATAG GTGAGAGCTTTGCTATGATGTCTGGGACAAGCATGGCAGCTCCTCATGTCGCCGGACTTGCAGCCCTGATCAAGCAGCGATTTCCCTTTTTCGCACCTTCAGCCATTGGATCTGCACTTTCAACCACAGCTTCTCTTTTGGATAGAAATGGCGGGCCTATAATGGCTCAGCATGCTTATGCTAACCCAGATTTGAACAAATTTCCTGCAACTCCCTTTGATATGGGGAGTGGGTTTGTTAATGCTACTGCTGCATTGGATCCTGGTCTTGTTTTTTATTCAA ACGATGAGATCAACACATGGCATTTGGAATTTGTACAGTGTACAATTTTGCTGGAACTGTTGGTACAATTGCGACATAGGGTCATGCAGTGTGTGTCCATATGTTATCATCGTTTGCTATGA